The Candidatus Omnitrophota bacterium genome contains the following window.
TTCTGGCCAACCTGGAACTTTCGCGGGAAACCGACAATGTCCGTAAGTTCGGGGCCGAGGGGATCGGGCTTTACCGGACGGAATTTTTGTACATGAACAGGCTTGATCTGCCCGGGGAAGATGAGCAGTATGAGGCCTATCGCCGGGTGGCCGAGGCCGTAGCACCGTTTCCCGTGACGATCCGTACTTTGGACATCGGAGGGGACAAGTTCATTTCCAGCGTGCAGGTTTCCAAGGACATGTCGCCTTTTTTAGGATGCCGTGCCATACGGTTTTGCCTGGAACGCCCGGATATTTTTACAACACAGCTGCGGGCCATTTTGCGCGCCTCGGTGCACGGCCGCATCCAGATGATGTATCCGATGATCTCGGGCTTGAGCGAATTGCGTCAGGCCAATGCCATTCTTGAGGATGTCCGGCGGTCCCTGCATGAGGGGCACATCCCTTTTGATGATAAGATCAAGGTCGGGGTCATGATCGAAGTGCCTTCCGCGGTGATGACTGCCGACGCTTTGGCCAAGGAAGCGGATTTTTTCAGCATCGGCACCAATGACCTGATCCAGTACACGCTGGCCGTGGACCGCGTCAATGAGAAGACCGCGCATTTGTACGAACCGTCGCATCCGGCTCTGCTGCGCATGATCCAAAGGACCGTGGACGAAGGCCATAAAGAAGGCATTCCCGTGGGCTTGTGCGGCGAGATGGCCTCTGACCCGGCGCTGGCGCTGTTGTTGCTGGGCATGGGGATCGATGAGTTGAGCATGTCGCCCTCCAGCGTCCTGACCATCAAGAAAATGATACGGTCATTGAAGTTCAGCGATGTCCAGCGCGTCGCGCAGGAGGCTACACAGATGCTGACGGGTCAGGAAGTGGAAGAATACGTCAGGGCGCAGTTGAATAAATTGTTGCCGCATTTTTAAATGAGCCCACAACTTACGGAACGTAAGTTGTTTGGGCGAATTTAACCCTGCGTAGCTCCCAAACGAAAGTTTTGGAGCGAAGCAGGGTTAAGGAGCATCATGAAAGCTCTTATTTTAGCGGCAGGTTACGGTGTGCGTCTGGCAGCGGTGGCTAAGGATACGCCAAAACCGTTGTTGACGGTTGCCGGCAAAGCCCTGATCGACCATGTGGTGGAGCGTTTGCGCGCGGTCAAAGCCTTAGATGAGATCGTCGTTGTCACCAACCATAAATTTTACAGCCATTTCACCCGCTGGGCTAAAACCCCGCCTGCGGCGGGGCGGGCCCATACCGGAGTGCCGATCCGCATTGTCAATGACGGCACCGACACTCCCGAAGAGCGTTTGGGGTCGGTGGGAGACATCCATTTTGTCTGGAGCAGGGAACGTGTCCACGACGATTGGCTGATCGTCGCAGGAGACAACCTTTTTGACCAGGACCTGGGAGCGTTCGTGTCGTTCGCTCTTGCCAGGAAGCCGTCGGTGAGCATAGGGCTGTATGATATCGGTGATATCAAGGCCGCTTCCAGATTCGGTGTCTGCAGTCTGGATGCCCAAAGCCGGGTGACCTTGTTCCAGGAAAAGCCCAAGAACCCGCCGTCCTCCTTGATCGCCACGTGCGTGTACTATTTCCCGCGTCCGACCCTGACCTTGATCGAGGAATACAGGGTCCAGAGCGGCGCTTTGGACGCGGCGGGCAGTTATATCCAGTGGCTGGTGGAAAAGAAGGATGTTTATGGTTTTCAATTTTCGGGAAAATGGTATGATATCGGGAGCATTGAATCCCTCAACGACGCACAGGAACACTTCAATTAGGAGGTTTGCATGAAAGGGCGTTTTTTATTCACATCTGAATCTGTCGGCAACGGCCATCCGGATAAGGTCTGCGATCAGATCTCCGATTCTGTTTTGGACGCGGTGCTCAAGGACGACCCCAAAGGCCGCGTTGCCTGCGAAACGTTCTGTTCCATGGGACTGGTCATTGTCGGCGGCGAGATCACCACGACCACCTATGTGGACGTGCATCAACTTGTGCGCCGGACCCTTTTGGACATCGGCTACAATCATCCGAAATACGGGTTTGACGCCAATACCTGTTCGATCCTCAGCGCCATCAACAAACAGTCGCCGGACATTTCCCAGGGCGTGGATGCCGGGGGCGCGGGCGAT
Protein-coding sequences here:
- the ptsP gene encoding phosphoenolpyruvate--protein phosphotransferase, encoding MSELVLKGVPAAGGIAYGPAFILDKQEFIVPKRTIMPEEADSEIARFEEAIGQTRGEINVLKEEIIRNIGPEQARILDAHLMVLEDPMLLEQVTSGIRRDRQAAEYVFFNVIKQYMQALSRIQDEYLRERASDVNDIAKRILKFLTQEDKWHDLDQLQQDSVIVAHDISPSDAVGMYHQKIIAFVTDIGGRTSHTAIIAKSLRVPAVVGLKDATLRVGNGDFLIVDGKKGLIIINPTPPTRELYIKEQSKIHASLEKLEDLKDLPAQTMDGKRVSILANLELSRETDNVRKFGAEGIGLYRTEFLYMNRLDLPGEDEQYEAYRRVAEAVAPFPVTIRTLDIGGDKFISSVQVSKDMSPFLGCRAIRFCLERPDIFTTQLRAILRASVHGRIQMMYPMISGLSELRQANAILEDVRRSLHEGHIPFDDKIKVGVMIEVPSAVMTADALAKEADFFSIGTNDLIQYTLAVDRVNEKTAHLYEPSHPALLRMIQRTVDEGHKEGIPVGLCGEMASDPALALLLLGMGIDELSMSPSSVLTIKKMIRSLKFSDVQRVAQEATQMLTGQEVEEYVRAQLNKLLPHF
- a CDS encoding nucleotidyltransferase family protein, giving the protein MKALILAAGYGVRLAAVAKDTPKPLLTVAGKALIDHVVERLRAVKALDEIVVVTNHKFYSHFTRWAKTPPAAGRAHTGVPIRIVNDGTDTPEERLGSVGDIHFVWSRERVHDDWLIVAGDNLFDQDLGAFVSFALARKPSVSIGLYDIGDIKAASRFGVCSLDAQSRVTLFQEKPKNPPSSLIATCVYYFPRPTLTLIEEYRVQSGALDAAGSYIQWLVEKKDVYGFQFSGKWYDIGSIESLNDAQEHFN